One window of Nostoc sp. C052 genomic DNA carries:
- a CDS encoding AAA family ATPase → MSAKVDGTLKIAGYQTIEELYSGSRTQVYRAIRECDRLPVVIKLLKREYPTFSELVQFRNQYAIAKNLDIANIIKPYSLEAYHNGYALVMEDFGGISLRQFTQGKTLTLEQFLPIALQLLDTLHQLHQQRVIHKDIKPANILIHPHTKQIKLIDFSIASLLPRETQEIQSPNGLEGTLAYLSPEQTGRMNRGIDYRSDFYSLGVTFFELLSGKLPFESHEPMELVHCHIAKLPPIVCDFKPDLPLMLGEIIRKLMAKNAEDRYQSAMGLKHDLVTCLEQWRETGKHTWFELGQRDISDRFLIPEKLYGREAEVQTLLEAFGHVANGGSQLMLVAGFSGIGKTAVINEVHKPIVRWNGYFIKGKYDQFNRNIPLSAFVQAFRDLMGQLLSESDRQLEQWQSKILAAVGDNGQILIEVIPELEQIIGKQPAIAELSGSAAQNRFNLLFQKFIQVFTTPEHPLVMFLDDLQWADSASLNLLKLLMTQSNCGYLLIIGAYRDNEVFAAHPLILTLDEIEKASSHIKTLTLAPLSQADVNHLIGDSLSCTTVQALPLTELVYQKAKGNPFFTTQFLKALHEDRLITFDWEAGFWRCDVTQVRAIAITDDVVEFMAQQLQKLPDITQDVLKLAACIGNQFDLATLAIVSEKSQTETASDLWKALQEGFIIPNNEVYKFYQDSSLVIGHLQMTNDKGQITVYKFSHDRVQQAAYSLIPEEQKRATHLKIGQLLLQKTSLNEQGEKLFDIVNHLNVGQSLITQPSQRHELAELNLAAGRKARAATAYSAAITYFLAGIDLLLGDRWQHQYQLCLALYEGAIEAAYLNTDFEQMEELAATVLTHTHSWLDRVTTYQAKIQACIAQNQHLEALRLAREVLNQLGVHLLEEPTQVEIKQGLQHTQTLLAQRSIESLLELPEMTAPEQKAAMIIISNIMSVAYQVAPNLLPLLTFVQVDLSVQYGNTTESTYGYVQYGVMLVAILKDIDAGYRFGQLGMKLLQRIDARKLAAKTIFGFNTCLAHWREPAKDTLTGYLQAYTSGLETGDLEYVALSLLGYSYTAYFCGQELSTLKQTMDEHRKVIQQLRQNGYFRIQSIYYQAVLNLLEPTGEPDRLCSQDYDEDEMIQLHLQGNQLIALYQLYFNKLLLSYLFHRYEQALLNARLTEQYSGAAAGLMHVPLFSFYDALVQLAIYPTASHTEQAAILDQVSAHQEKLQEWAFHAPSNQAHHWALVAAERCRVLGEKVNATDLYDRAITAAKENGYIQEEALANELAAKFYLDWGKQRIAGEYLTQSYYGYARWGAKAKVADLERRYPQLLAPILEQTRAPFSTNETIFTLGSVTSTCSATSSSSSVSVALDLAAILKAYQTLSGEIELEKLLKALVHIVIENAGADKCVFMLLESDRLLIQGLAQLSVSGVQNQAAEVDFYPMLLNPLSVEDSPDVPVGLINTVKRSLQPAVIVDATVHPQLINDPYIQQQQPKSILCSPILHQGKLLGILYLENNLATGAFTSDRVELLNLLCAQAAISLENARLYRNSQNHAQQLEQSLAKLQATEIRFQNLANNIPGMVYQFRLAADGSTSTPYVSSGCFDLYELEPELVMAGTHSVYAMNHPEDQPRILQAIADSAQNLAPFELECRIIVPSGTVKWVRSTARPEQQADGAIIWDGVMIDISDVYEELHLRNQAEASLAKEREFLNVIIQTITDGIVVCDPHGTLTLFNKATCEFHGLPIESLPPEQWTEHFDLYQLDGKTPLSTTEIPLFRALQGEIVENAEMVIAPKHGSKRILLASGQAIVDSSGNKLGAVVVMRDISDRKKAEFALQQKSQDLEQALTDLQNAQLQMVQSEKMSALGNLVAGVAHEMNNPLGFIAASLKQVKPNIADIVEHLAIYQESLPNKNDKILNHAEEIDLDYSLEDLPKIIDSMTMACDRLKNISTSLRTFSRADRDYKVPFNIHQGIDSTILILKHRLKANEQRPAIEVITEYGNLPPVECFPGQLNQVFMNIIANAIDALDESNVGRSLADNQAKRNRIKITTSVLKNLVKVAIFDNGNGMNEEIKSKIFGHLFTTKPVGKGTGLGLAIARQIVEETHGGKLSFNSVIGEGTEFIIEIPV, encoded by the coding sequence ATGAGCGCAAAAGTTGATGGAACTTTAAAGATCGCTGGGTATCAAACTATAGAAGAACTTTATTCAGGTTCTCGTACTCAAGTGTATCGGGCAATTCGAGAATGCGATCGCCTACCAGTTGTCATCAAGCTCTTAAAACGAGAATACCCCACTTTTAGCGAATTAGTACAGTTTCGCAACCAATATGCGATTGCTAAAAATCTAGATATTGCCAACATTATCAAACCCTACAGCCTGGAAGCCTATCACAATGGCTATGCCCTAGTGATGGAGGACTTTGGTGGCATTAGCTTACGGCAATTTACTCAAGGAAAAACACTGACATTAGAGCAATTTTTACCCATTGCTCTGCAACTGCTAGACACCTTACACCAGTTACATCAACAGCGCGTCATTCACAAAGATATTAAACCAGCCAACATCTTGATTCACCCTCATACGAAACAAATCAAGCTGATTGACTTCAGTATTGCCTCACTCTTACCACGAGAAACTCAGGAGATCCAAAGTCCTAACGGGTTGGAGGGAACGCTAGCGTATCTGTCGCCAGAACAAACTGGAAGGATGAATAGGGGTATTGACTACCGCAGCGACTTTTATTCATTAGGCGTGACTTTCTTTGAACTACTGAGCGGAAAATTGCCCTTTGAATCCCATGAGCCGATGGAGTTGGTGCATTGCCACATTGCGAAACTTCCACCCATTGTCTGCGATTTCAAACCCGATTTGCCCTTGATGCTGGGTGAGATTATCCGCAAACTGATGGCGAAGAATGCCGAAGACCGCTATCAGAGTGCTATGGGACTTAAACATGACCTTGTTACCTGCTTAGAACAGTGGCGAGAAACAGGTAAGCACACTTGGTTTGAGTTGGGACAGCGAGATATTAGCGATCGCTTTCTCATTCCCGAAAAACTTTACGGACGCGAAGCGGAAGTACAGACGTTACTGGAAGCATTTGGCCATGTTGCCAATGGTGGCTCCCAACTGATGTTGGTGGCAGGTTTCTCTGGCATTGGCAAAACCGCAGTCATCAATGAAGTGCATAAACCGATTGTGCGCTGGAACGGCTACTTCATCAAGGGCAAATACGACCAATTCAACCGCAACATTCCTCTGTCTGCTTTTGTCCAAGCCTTTCGTGATTTGATGGGACAGTTGCTTAGTGAAAGCGATCGCCAACTAGAGCAATGGCAGAGTAAGATTTTAGCCGCAGTTGGAGATAATGGGCAAATCCTGATCGAGGTGATTCCAGAACTGGAGCAGATTATCGGTAAACAGCCTGCGATCGCAGAATTATCGGGTAGTGCGGCACAGAACCGTTTCAATCTGCTGTTTCAAAAGTTTATCCAAGTTTTTACGACACCAGAGCATCCGTTGGTGATGTTTCTCGATGATTTACAGTGGGCAGATTCGGCATCGCTTAATTTGCTGAAGCTGTTGATGACTCAGAGTAATTGCGGCTATCTATTGATTATTGGTGCGTACCGCGATAACGAAGTATTTGCAGCTCATCCACTTATATTAACCCTAGATGAAATTGAAAAGGCATCTTCCCACATCAAGACTCTGACTCTAGCTCCCTTGAGTCAAGCAGATGTGAACCACTTAATCGGCGATTCCCTCAGTTGTACAACAGTCCAAGCATTGCCGTTAACAGAGTTGGTTTATCAAAAAGCTAAAGGTAATCCCTTTTTCACGACTCAGTTTTTGAAAGCGCTACATGAGGATAGGCTGATTACCTTTGATTGGGAGGCAGGTTTTTGGCGGTGTGATGTGACACAAGTACGAGCGATCGCTATCACCGATGATGTGGTGGAATTTATGGCCCAACAGCTTCAGAAATTGCCCGATATCACTCAAGATGTTTTAAAACTGGCAGCTTGTATCGGCAATCAGTTTGATTTGGCGACGTTAGCGATCGTTTCTGAAAAGTCACAGACGGAAACTGCTTCGGACTTGTGGAAAGCATTGCAAGAAGGATTTATCATTCCTAATAATGAAGTTTATAAGTTTTATCAGGATTCCTCATTGGTGATTGGTCATTTGCAAATGACAAATGACAAAGGACAAATAACGGTTTACAAATTTTCGCACGATCGCGTCCAACAAGCTGCTTATTCTCTCATCCCAGAGGAGCAAAAACGGGCAACTCATCTCAAAATTGGGCAACTGTTGTTGCAGAAGACTTCGCTTAACGAGCAGGGCGAAAAATTGTTTGATATCGTCAATCATCTCAATGTCGGGCAATCTCTGATTACTCAACCATCTCAACGCCATGAACTCGCCGAGTTAAATCTTGCTGCCGGACGCAAAGCCAGAGCAGCAACAGCTTACAGTGCTGCGATCACCTATTTTCTTGCGGGCATTGACCTGCTTCTGGGCGATCGCTGGCAACATCAATATCAGCTCTGTCTCGCCCTCTATGAAGGCGCAATAGAGGCAGCTTACCTCAATACCGATTTTGAACAGATGGAAGAGTTAGCAGCAACGGTGCTAACTCATACTCATTCCTGGCTTGATCGGGTGACTACATATCAGGCTAAAATCCAAGCCTGCATCGCCCAAAATCAACATCTAGAAGCTTTGCGGCTGGCGCGAGAAGTGCTAAATCAACTGGGAGTGCATCTGCTAGAAGAACCTACCCAGGTAGAAATTAAGCAGGGGCTTCAGCACACCCAAACACTTCTGGCCCAGCGATCGATTGAATCATTGCTGGAATTACCCGAAATGACTGCACCGGAGCAAAAAGCAGCAATGATTATTATATCCAACATCATGTCTGTTGCTTATCAAGTTGCTCCAAACCTGTTGCCTTTGCTCACCTTTGTTCAAGTTGATTTATCCGTGCAATACGGGAATACAACGGAGTCAACCTATGGTTATGTCCAGTATGGGGTAATGTTGGTTGCTATTTTGAAAGATATTGATGCAGGCTATCGCTTTGGGCAATTAGGGATGAAGCTGTTGCAGCGCATTGATGCCCGCAAGCTCGCTGCTAAAACCATTTTTGGATTCAACACCTGCCTCGCACATTGGCGAGAACCCGCGAAAGACACGCTAACCGGGTATCTGCAAGCTTACACCAGTGGACTAGAAACAGGCGATCTTGAGTATGTTGCCCTCAGCCTCTTAGGCTACAGCTACACCGCTTATTTCTGTGGGCAGGAACTTTCTACTCTCAAACAGACGATGGATGAACACCGCAAAGTCATCCAGCAACTCCGTCAGAATGGCTATTTTCGCATTCAAAGTATTTACTATCAAGCGGTACTCAATTTGCTGGAACCTACGGGTGAACCAGATCGATTGTGTAGCCAAGACTATGATGAGGATGAGATGATTCAGCTTCATCTCCAAGGCAATCAATTGATTGCCCTCTATCAACTTTATTTCAATAAACTGCTCCTTTCCTATCTGTTCCATCGCTATGAACAAGCGCTCTTAAATGCCCGTTTGACAGAACAGTATTCGGGCGCAGCAGCAGGACTGATGCATGTTCCGCTCTTCTCCTTCTACGATGCGCTGGTGCAATTAGCGATTTATCCAACTGCTAGTCACACAGAGCAAGCAGCTATTCTAGATCAGGTTTCTGCACATCAGGAGAAACTTCAGGAGTGGGCATTTCATGCACCCAGCAATCAGGCTCACCATTGGGCACTAGTTGCCGCAGAACGGTGTCGAGTTCTAGGTGAAAAAGTCAACGCAACAGATTTGTACGATCGCGCCATCACCGCAGCCAAAGAAAACGGTTATATCCAAGAAGAAGCATTGGCGAACGAACTAGCCGCCAAATTTTACCTCGATTGGGGCAAACAGCGTATAGCTGGGGAATACCTGACCCAATCTTACTACGGCTATGCTCGTTGGGGTGCTAAAGCCAAAGTCGCCGACTTGGAACGACGCTATCCCCAACTTCTTGCCCCCATCCTTGAACAAACTCGTGCTCCTTTCTCAACTAACGAAACTATCTTTACCTTGGGGAGTGTCACCTCCACTTGTTCCGCCACCTCCAGCAGTAGCAGCGTCTCTGTTGCTTTAGATTTAGCCGCCATTCTCAAAGCTTACCAAACCCTTTCTGGGGAAATCGAACTCGAAAAATTGCTAAAAGCATTAGTGCATATCGTTATTGAAAATGCCGGAGCCGATAAGTGTGTGTTCATGCTTTTGGAGTCAGATCGTTTGCTAATTCAGGGGTTAGCACAGCTTTCTGTGAGTGGTGTACAGAACCAGGCTGCTGAAGTCGATTTTTATCCAATGTTGCTCAACCCACTGTCTGTTGAAGACTCACCTGATGTGCCAGTTGGCTTAATTAATACCGTCAAACGCAGTTTACAACCTGCGGTAATTGTTGATGCCACGGTGCATCCGCAATTAATCAATGACCCGTATATTCAGCAACAACAGCCCAAGAGTATCTTGTGCAGCCCGATTTTGCATCAGGGTAAGTTGTTGGGCATATTGTATTTAGAAAACAATTTGGCAACCGGAGCCTTTACCAGCGATCGCGTCGAACTGCTCAACTTACTTTGCGCCCAAGCGGCGATTTCTCTGGAAAATGCCCGACTTTATCGAAATTCCCAAAACCATGCTCAACAGTTAGAACAATCTCTAGCGAAATTGCAGGCTACTGAAATCCGCTTCCAAAATTTGGCGAATAATATTCCTGGAATGGTTTACCAATTCCGTCTGGCGGCTGACGGTTCAACTTCAACACCCTATGTTAGCTCTGGCTGTTTCGACTTGTATGAGTTAGAGCCAGAGTTGGTGATGGCGGGGACGCATAGTGTTTACGCCATGAATCATCCTGAAGATCAACCAAGGATTCTACAAGCGATCGCCGACTCTGCCCAAAATCTCGCACCGTTTGAGCTAGAATGTCGCATTATCGTGCCTTCAGGAACCGTGAAATGGGTTAGATCTACTGCTCGGCCAGAACAACAAGCCGATGGTGCAATCATCTGGGATGGGGTAATGATTGATATTAGCGATGTCTACGAGGAGCTTCACTTACGCAACCAAGCTGAAGCATCTCTAGCCAAAGAACGAGAGTTTTTGAATGTCATTATTCAAACTATTACAGATGGGATTGTTGTCTGCGATCCTCATGGCACGTTGACTTTATTCAACAAAGCAACTTGTGAGTTTCATGGCTTACCAATAGAATCATTACCACCAGAACAATGGACAGAACATTTCGATCTCTATCAACTTGATGGAAAAACACCTCTATCAACTACAGAAATTCCTCTGTTTCGCGCCTTGCAAGGGGAAATAGTCGAAAATGCCGAAATGGTAATTGCACCAAAACATGGTTCTAAGAGAATTTTGTTAGCCAGCGGACAGGCGATCGTCGATTCTTCGGGTAACAAACTCGGTGCGGTAGTTGTAATGCGAGATATTAGCGATCGCAAAAAAGCTGAATTTGCCTTGCAGCAAAAATCACAAGATTTAGAACAAGCATTAACCGATCTGCAAAACGCCCAATTACAAATGGTGCAAAGTGAAAAAATGTCTGCACTGGGCAATTTAGTAGCTGGTGTAGCTCACGAAATGAATAATCCTCTTGGTTTTATTGCTGCTAGTCTCAAACAAGTTAAACCTAACATCGCTGATATTGTTGAACATCTGGCAATATATCAAGAAAGTTTACCTAACAAAAATGACAAAATTCTTAACCACGCCGAAGAAATTGACTTGGATTATAGTTTAGAAGACTTGCCCAAGATAATTGATTCCATGACTATGGCATGCGATCGCCTGAAAAATATTAGCACTAGTTTGCGAACTTTCTCTCGTGCTGATAGAGATTATAAAGTGCCATTTAATATTCACCAAGGCATCGACAGCACGATTTTAATTTTGAAACATCGTCTCAAAGCTAATGAACAACGTCCAGCAATTGAAGTAATAACTGAGTATGGCAATTTACCTCCAGTTGAGTGTTTTCCTGGACAATTGAATCAGGTATTTATGAATATAATTGCCAATGCAATTGATGCTTTAGATGAGTCGAATGTTGGGCGGAGTTTGGCAGATAATCAAGCAAAACGCAATCGAATTAAAATTACTACTTCGGTATTAAAAAATCTTGTTAAAGTTGCAATTTTTGATAATGGTAATGGGATGAATGAAGAAATAAAATCAAAAATATTTGGACATTTATTTACTACAAAACCTGTTGGTAAAGGTACAGGCTTGGGGTTGGCGATCGCACGTCAAATAGTCGAAGAAACCCACGGTGGAAAATTGAGTTTTAACTCTGTTATTGGTGAAGGAACAGAATTTATCATTGAAATTCCAGTATGA
- a CDS encoding MBL fold metallo-hydrolase encodes MCPLPQQPSHTTKPPRAVFLDGVPSGSSLQSDFAQESIFAFPPNRDTLGGTSYLIVRNEGNILIDCPALEQTNQDFLQTHGGVRWLFLTHRGAIGKTAEFQQTFGCEVLIQEQEAYLLPGLTVTTFRQEFTLDAATQVIWTPGHSPGSSCLYYSELGGILFSGRHLVPNQQGEPVPLRTAKTFHWPRQIQSLQLLLKSFTPETLRYICPGANTGFLRGKRFIDQAYQRLASLDLSTLLRQTL; translated from the coding sequence ATGTGCCCTTTACCTCAACAACCAAGTCATACAACTAAGCCACCACGGGCTGTCTTCCTTGACGGAGTTCCTAGCGGAAGTTCTCTGCAATCGGACTTCGCACAAGAGAGCATTTTTGCTTTTCCACCCAATCGGGACACATTAGGAGGAACCTCTTATCTTATTGTAAGAAATGAAGGCAATATCCTCATAGATTGCCCTGCCCTAGAGCAAACAAATCAAGATTTTTTGCAAACTCATGGAGGCGTGCGTTGGTTATTTCTTACCCATCGAGGCGCGATTGGCAAGACTGCTGAATTTCAGCAAACCTTTGGCTGCGAGGTGCTGATTCAAGAGCAAGAAGCTTATTTATTACCAGGCTTAACAGTAACTACCTTTAGGCAAGAATTTACTCTTGATGCAGCAACACAAGTGATTTGGACACCAGGTCACTCTCCTGGTTCATCTTGTCTTTACTATAGTGAACTTGGAGGTATATTGTTTTCTGGTCGCCACTTAGTTCCTAACCAGCAAGGTGAACCAGTACCATTACGGACAGCTAAGACCTTTCACTGGCCAAGACAAATTCAAAGTCTTCAATTATTGTTAAAAAGTTTTACACCAGAAACTCTACGGTACATTTGTCCTGGAGCTAATACAGGCTTTCTCAGAGGCAAGCGATTCATCGATCAAGCTTATCAACGCCTCGCGTCTTTAGATTTATCAACTTTGCTGCGACAGACTCTTTAG